A single genomic interval of Geotrypetes seraphini chromosome 1, aGeoSer1.1, whole genome shotgun sequence harbors:
- the LOC117357023 gene encoding serine/arginine-rich splicing factor 10-like: CILQTKDLYSVLSPNQMKAKEGRSVYGSSRYDDYDRYGRSRSRSYERRRSRSRSFEQDYRRSYSPRNSRPSGRPRHSRSHSDNDRFSRRNRSYSRSKSNSRSRSKSYPKKEMKAKSRSGSRSRSKPRGAAKNDSKAHYKGSSRYEKESRKKDTQRSKSRSRSQSRSRSRSVSRSKSRSRSWTSHKSSGH, translated from the coding sequence TGTATCCTCCAGACTAAAGATCTTTATTCAGTCTTGTCACCAAATCAAATGAAagccaaggaagggagaagtgtatatggctCTTCTCGTTATGATGACTATGATAGATATGGGCGATCAAGAAGCCGAAGCTATGAGAGACGACGATCTAGGAGTCGTTCCTTTGAACAAGACTACAGACGATCCTATAGCCCTAGAAACAGTCGACCTTCTGGACGACCCAGGCATAGTAGAAGCCATTCTGACAATGACCGGTTCAGCCGACGCAATCGATCTTATTCGAGATCAAAATCCAATTCAAGATCACGATCCAAGTCCTATCCAAAGAAAGAGATGAAAGCAAAGTCGCGTTCTGGCTCTCGCTCCCGCTCCAAGCCCAGAGGAGCAGCAAAAAATGATTCTAAGGCGCATTATAAAGGCAGTTCAAGATATGAAAAAGAATCAAGAAAAAAAGACACACAAAGATCTAAATCACGATCACGATCCCAATCTAGGTCTAGATCCAGATCTGTATCTAGATCTAAATCCAGATCAAGATCTTGGACTAGTCACAAGTCCAGTGGCCACTGA